The DNA segment GCATCTCGCAGCGTTTGCTGTTGATTGGTCCTGTGAGGAATTGGAAGTGTTGAAACATGGTTGTCATGTAAGTTACATGTTGCAATTTTGTCTGAGAATTATTTCTTACTTTTGTAGGTCCTATGGGCTATATCTTATATAACTAGTATACTTGGATAGACAACAGTAAACATTCATAGCTGCACGATGTTGGCTAATACTAATTTCATTGCATCTTATTACTATTTAATTGTTCTTAGCATTTTATAAAACAGATTCTTGGCTTCTATTGATCCATAACATGCCATCTGAGAGATTTAtgccttttttttgttatttcatccaCATGAGAAGCAGTATATCTTAAACTTGTAGGTAGAGTAACAAAATTTCTGTTTGCACCACTgcagatatatttatttattcttgaaCTCATATTTCATTTAAAATACATTTATCATCACTGGATTAGTTCAAACTAAATTATGATGTTCTTTTTTCCGTAAGATAAAATAACTGAAATGCTATTCTAATAGAGATTTTCCATTTCATTGTTTTCATTTCTCCTTTTAGAATACTATAAAGTGTGAAGTTTGTCCTCAATCTGTTGTAAGCATTGGTCATAGTCTGCGACTACTTTTCTGCTCTGACTTGTTGTTACATCTCAAAATTTCAGGTTTGCTAGTGAACCTAATATCATGAAGTATATCAAGATAGCAGCTAGACTTTCCGAGAAGACTGTGAGAGATGTTGCGATAAGGTGCCGATGGATGACAGTGAGTATTTCTACAAGTTTAATCATGAATGCGGAAAACATTTTTTTACAACATATCCTATTAGAAAGTTGTAGTGCATGACCATTAGTATAGTTGGTTATTTGTATATATGATGCTTGTAGTTGTTTGTTTCCTAGTTTTTGTGCATGAGCAGTTCAGAAAAGAGAACATGCATATTTATTTTAAAACAGTTTATTAAGTTTGGATATGGCAATGTTTATGTAGGCATATGGTTGTTTTCCTACCTTTTCTTTGAAAATTTGAGTGATTGGAAGTTTATTGCAGTTATGTAGGGTGACATCACTCTCTTATTTCTGTTTGCATGTCGGTTGAGTTGGAAAGTCTTAAAGTCATCAGTTTTGGGGCTAATTACAGATTGTCCTCCTGTATTTAGACCTCTTTAGCATCCCACCTCTtagaacttaaaaaatttatattggaatatctatagttatgaaagtaaaacatctagCTCTATTTACCATAATGTTGTTAGTTTTATCGATGAAAGCACGAAAATGATGGGCAAAAACATAATTGCAATATctatatagttatgaaagtgaaacatctagctcCATTTACCATAATACCATTGGTTTTATCGATGAAAGCACGAAAAtgatgggcaaaaagataatttcaatatccatatagttatgaaagtgaaacatctagttcCATTTACCATAATGTTGTTGGTTTTACCGACAAAAGCATGAAAACGATAGGCAAAAAAGGTACTTTCAATATCCCAGTTATGTTTTCGATGATGGTGGATGACGACACCGCTAGAGGGCGCGGGTGGTTGTTGTAGATGAGGAGAGCGACGACGAAAGGTGagacaaagagagagaagaaagaggacAATGCAAATACCAACACTCTACATCTGCATTGGTGTTGCTCGGCAACCGCGTCGATGCCGATACAGATGCTGAGTGGCGAAAGGGCCACTCGATATCTGCATCGGCGCCGACGCAGATGCAAAGTGACATCACCCTTCCTCGCGTTGTTGTCGGTGCCAACGCAGATGCAGAGTGGCGTTGCTTTGTATCTACATCTACGTTAGCACCGATGCAGATGCCAAGCGACGCTCTGCATCTGCATCTACATCTGTGTCGGAGCCGATGCACATGTTAAGCGGCCCTTTCGGTGCTCTGCATTTGTGTCGACATCGACGCAGCTACTGAGTGACGCCGACGTAGATGCAGAGAGCGTTGACATCTGCGTCATCCTCTTCCTCAACTCTCTTTCCCTCACCTTTTGTTGTCGCTcttcctcatccacaacagccaCCCACGTGCCCCAGCGGTGTCGTCGTCCGTCACCACAGAAAATGTAATTgggatgttgaaattatctttttgttcatTGTTTTTGCACATTTGTTGGTAAAACCGATGACATTAGGGTAAATTgagctagatgtttcactttcataactatagggattccaatataaattttttaaatttagggATCGAGATGCTAAAGAGGTCTAATTAcagggggtaatatgtaattagccctaagTTTTGAGTGACTAGATAGTTTATTGCTGTTATGTGGGGTCAGATTGGGCCCCTCTCCCTATTTACATGTTGACTGAGTTGGAAAATCTTATAGTCATCAGTTTTAATGTTATTTTTGTTACATCGTATGTCGTGACCATGAAGGGTATAGACTGTGTTTAGGGTAAAATCAATTTTGTGTTTTCTCAGAAGCAGACAGGAGGAGAAAAAGGCATTTGCATGGCCTATTATTAAGGGAGGCTCATTGTTTAACATATTGGTATCATGGCACTTGTGATTTTTGGTTCTGATTGAGTTCAGAACATTAAGATGAGTGCCAGTGCTGATGTCTGCTGACATGTAATTAGTTAATTTTCTTACCATGCATTTGAAAGGACCTGGGATTCTTATCAGATAGTTATGGAAATTTCTAAACTGCCCTTCTATTTTTTTTTGGCAGATCCATGAAATACCTGGATGTTAAGTTCTATGATAATTTATATCTTTATGACATTTTGATTATAGAGGTTATTTGCTTTGAACTGTATAATTATCTCAGAAGATTTACTACTTGTCCTAGGGATTTCCTAATTATGCTAATATTTTTGACCTATTTATAGAGGAGGAGAATGGTAAACAACATAAATCTGAAGACTTTTATGCTGGAAAGAAAATCAAAGACAGAAAGGTAAATTTTCACATGCTTCAACTTATTGACAACTCATGATTAACATTGATACTATATGTCAAAGACTTTAGCTAGAGAGTAAGAATGTCAGGTTCTTCTAATAATTTTTGTGATATTCTAATAATTTTGTGCTAGTACCCCATATGGCTCTGTAAATTCAACTAAATCTGAACATTTTCAGTTTTCTAGTTTTTATTAGTCTGAAGATACAATCATAATGAAAAGACAGCATTATCTGTTAGTCAAAAGAGAAAGAAGTATATGGAACTTTTGTAGTTTGGACATGCAGTTTTCTCTTTTTTAATTGAATGATCCAAGGTACAGGAATTTAATGCTGTGGTTTTGATGTCTTGTATCAAAATTGGGTTCAGGAGAAGATTATAGGTTGTTCTTCAATGGTCAATATGCACTATAATCAACCGGACTGTGAAGCTGCCTGTTCTGTCATGATGTGTAATGGGAACCATATGAATCAGTTCTCATCTGAAGGTTAGTTGCTATTACTAAGACACTTGATCTTAGCTGATAGTTAATTTTTGTTGATAGTTTAACATGTCTGAAATGCTTATGTGGCATTAACCTATGTCATTAGTCAAAATCTCAGCATATGGGTTTCTTTAACAGAGAATGAAAACTATATGAGATAGTTTTTTGCATGTACTTCTTTATGTTCATATAGTTCCCTCTAAGCTTATGCTTTGCAATTCAGATACAAATATGTGTTATCTTTTGACTATCCATCAGTGCTATTAGATAAGGATGAATATTTGTAGAGGTTTAGCATATGCATGGGAATGGAAATAAAAATTAATGTGGAGGAGGCTCTTAGTGAGCTAGGATTCCCTACTTGGGCTTGGCCAAACCAAATAAGAATGTGATTCTCTTGCCCCAAGTTCTTATGAACATAAAAGGCATTCGTGAGTTCCAAATTATTACCATTTTCCCTTTACATTTTGGTACATAATCAGAAAGGAAAGAGCAGTATTGGTATATAAGTCATGTGTTGATCTTTTGTTATAATGGAACAAGTCTTTATATGGTTTGGAAGTTTAGACTTGCGTAGTATGTATTTGCATGTACTTTTTGTGATAGATAGCACCACTTATTCCATCAGTGGAGCATAcacatgtttctttttgtgacGTTTCCTTAGTAAATGATAGTTTGGtccaaatttattttattttttcttataatcTCAATTCTAACCATGTTTCTTCAGCATTCCCAGTGATTGACAGCAGAACAATGAATCTTCTGGAAGACAATGCAAAACTTCTTCACCAGATTGCAGTTAACAGTGAAAATAATGAGGTAGCTATTTTAAATCTCGTTTGCTATGAGCTGTAAtggttatatattttattttcatagaaTGCTGGGTCTGAGGATCGGGTTATGCCATTTGTATTGTGCTAGATGGAAGAATTGGATATATTACTCTGCTGTAGGGAGCAAAGTGATTGCAGTCTTATCCTTTGAACTAGTGCAGAATTTGTCATTCATTTCCTTTGGGTGTATGAAGTAACTTATCTGCACTGGTTTGTTCTTTGTTCCCTTATTCAATACAGCACAATTTATCTGCTAAGCATTATTAAAAAGTGCATTGGTGCTTTTATCATATGTGTTGTTGAATCATATGATCAGATGCTTAAGACTCTTatggcattgtaaaatttcaattTTCACTGATTGTTTCCAAGATTCATGTATCACAGATTGCTAATAATCTTTTATAACTAGTTAGTTTTTTGGGAAGTTTTAGTGCATGCATTTATCTATTTATCCAAGCTTCTTTTAACATGTCCAAGCATATCGATCATTGGTCAGTTGTACATTCATTGTAGCAATTAACCTTATTTACCATTCTTTTTTATATATCATGACTTCTTTGGCTTTTCATTGAGGGATATGTTGAATCACAGTGATCAGTGCAACACCATCAATGCTCTTAATTAGGATACACTAAATTTCTCTAATTTTATGTAAGTATTTAATCACTTTTTTGCCTGCAGATTAAATGTTATGGAATCTGGAATTCATTTTTGACCCAGGAAAATGTGCATATTAAGAGAACTTTTAGATGCTCATTAATAAAATAAACTTCCCTTGTTGGGTGAAGTTGCTTGGATTTATATACATTGATGCATGAGACCTGAAAAATTATTGACCAAAGTGATGTGGAACTAGAGCAGTATAAGTGTGGCATGAGGCACATAACTCGTTGTCGACATATGAATTTATCCAGCACGAGCATTTAGCAACTACGATCCATCTTTTATAACACAAGCCTATACTATACAGATATTTCTTACTTCACTGTCTGTCAATTATTGACTTTGTATATTTGTGTCCTATTCATTTCTGTGGTTTCCTATCATTATAAATCCATCTGGACTGGTGATgtgtattttgatttttatacTATTTCTTGCTACTTTATATACTTATTAGTGAATACCTAAAGTGTGATGAGGATTGAGACAATGTTACTCTATTAACGTATATTACATGTTGAAACTGTAAACTAGAAAATATAATCAATTGTCTATCATAGGTTCCTCCATTATTTTGATTTACTATGATCAAGATTTTGCTAAACAGTAAGTTACATATTGGTTAGTTTGGCAAATAGGTAGATTGTGCTATCCTTTCAGCATGTATCATTGTCTCTTTGTTATCATCTTCATTCAGAAGCATGGATATGGTACGAACTTCATCATTAAAGAACTTGAAACCACAACATAACAAACAACATAACAACCATTTAAAATAGGTACGAACTTCATCATTAAAGAACTTGAAACCAAATCGTCTATCTGATAGTCATCCCAGTGGATATTTCATGCTTTTTAATGTTAGTTTGAGCTTCTGAACAAGATTTTTCTCGTTGAACAGCATGCTTGAAACGCCTGGTATTATGAGCCAGATGCCTCCACTGCCTGTGTATGCCAATGAGAATCTTCTGCATTCCATATTGCGCTCTACTAGTCAGGTAAGCTTCCACTTAATTAATTTGTCGCCACCTTTTTGAAGTCTAGTATATGTTATCATAGCTGCTTAAATGTTGATAaaccataattttcttttgttgttgttgttggttcAGATTTAATTTTGACCACATTGCCATTTggtttatccaaaataatttgtgAAGTACTCAAGATCAGAAAGAGATCAACTCAGATCTTGTCAGTAAACATAACTGCAGATGAACATGCATGGTGCTTCTTATCATACAGAAAGAACAACAAACGATTCTTTTTTAACTTTAGTTTCCAATTCTCAGATCTAACATTGTAAGAAACTAGGAAAGCTGGAATCTGGTAGGTCGATTGTTGTCAAAATTATAGGCTATCACTGTTGGGGCCAGGTGATGGATCGAGGTATCACCCTATGTTCTTTGGGAACCAGCTGATTTATACTGTACCACGTACCACAGTTGGGAAACTTTCAGGCATGAAATGCAAGTGTGCTACATGTCATGCTGCTGAACAAGAAACAAACACAAAATGTGTCGAGATATGGCATAGCAGGAACTCATGatataattatgattttttatggtTTAATGTCAGTGTATAGTTTGTGGCACCTCAATTCTGGTCTGTATACAGGATGAGATTGACCAATACATCGTGTCCATGAAGCCAATCA comes from the Musa acuminata AAA Group cultivar baxijiao chromosome BXJ2-8, Cavendish_Baxijiao_AAA, whole genome shotgun sequence genome and includes:
- the LOC135586999 gene encoding uncharacterized protein LOC135586999, translated to MDDKEENGKQHKSEDFYAGKKIKDRKEKIIGCSSMVNMHYNQPDCEAACSVMMCNGNHMNQFSSEAFPVIDSRTMNLLEDNAKLLHQIAVNSENNEMEELDILLCCREQSDCSLIL